Part of the Mercenaria mercenaria strain notata chromosome 8, MADL_Memer_1, whole genome shotgun sequence genome is shown below.
tgacctctactgattttgaggtgaaaggtcaaggtcacattggccaggaagaGTTAAATGGTATCtgatcttcttgcccaaaaccacagggcctagggttttgatatttattatgtagcaaaatctagtgatcctctaccaagatggtagtgaggttggtcttgaccaccAGATGACTCGTATTTATTTAGagtttcaaaggtcaaagttcattatGACCAAAAAAAACTGAAACCTTTGCCAtacaataacttgaaaatgcCTGGGCCAAAGggtcatgaaacttaatagggaggttgataatgaccagacAGATGACCACTAtagatttgaggtcagtaggtcaaaggtgaagcaAGTtctgctttgacattggcttagttctgtgacaaggccatattgtgggggtatagtTTGTACTACTCCTGTGACAgcttagttaaaaaaaaattgtctggagCATAATGTAAGAGTGATTTTAAACATGAATTATGATATGCTTCTTAATATACTAACATATTTGCTCTGAGGCAGTATGAGGCCAATATCAGAGGTTATGTGAGTTGGTGTGCCTGATATCGGTACACTTGTAGCAAATTCATGCACATTTCTGGATGACACAAAAAAGTCCCCTTGAATGAATAATTTTATACCAAATGCTGATGGAAGGAAACACTGTCAGCAGCATCATCAGACAAATGTGACTTTCTCATGCATTACATGAATATTCAGTCCTGtacaaaaacttttaattttgttttaaataaaactgttaaagtAGAGTGGAACATATGCAACTGGTGTGCCTTTAGCACACCAGACTGGAATAAGCATCACAAGCCTTCACTTTTCTGTTGAATGAAATGATACGGGGAGACAGGTGTTTTTACTGTAGTCTATTGTTCgcttttattttttcagaatatCAAAGGAACAGATTTATTGAAGACACATATCACAGGAGTGATCAATCATGGTCATGGTGGCTTCCATACATATGTTGACCTGAATGAATATCCTCATGATCCAAATCTTACTATTAACGTTTTACTGAAGATGTTGAAGAGAACTGCACAGCAACATGTATGTATTTGTAAATTCTGTTACTGTTTGCTAGGTTGTCTTGTATGATTTGAAGAAGGGAAAGAATTTTCAAgtgcttaaaatatatatgagaaatTTATGAGCATTTCAATAGATGACCCGTcattttattgtcgagcccgctcgCGGaggcgaagacatagttgtccaaatggctgtttggtgtatgtgcatcCGTCCGTGAGTCTGTCCGGATTTGTTTATCCGgaacataactttgacatgcatggagcaattcCGTTTGActtgaatgttaacctcagtgagacagagtgtcttcCGCAAATGCATGTTCCTAAAAGTTATTAATTCAGATgactggtgtttttttttatttattataagtgTTTCATTTCTAGTTGAACTTGTATTTTTACAGATGAATCAACTTCCTCCTGTATTATACATCCAGGCAGATAACTGCGGGAGGGAAAATAAAAATCGCTATGTTATGGCATTTTGTGAGCTTCTGGTCACGGAAAGGATATTTGATGAGGTAATTTTTTTACCTAATTGGAAATAATGGCCAAAATTTTGCTTTTTGAAGAGCCAGAGAAAGAGAACATTCTACAGTCTGATGTCCATGCTTTGGGGCATATACTAGTATTGTGACTTAGTCTCAGAAATAAAATGAGAACTAATactgtaaatgttttaatatgagcggagtactaattttcgCGTTATTAGCTGGATCGggcatgcgctaattcatgtctagcactaatattagactgaaatgaaaggcttAAAAAGTGCTATTTATAGTATTGAAAATACCATTATCACAATGCAACAGAACACAGAGAAATATATATACTAATTGACTAATTGTGTAAATACGACAATAACTGCATTCTAACTattattctgcaaaatgttttgaatagaATAATTTAACCTGTTTGAATATTTGTACAAAAGTCAtccaattttgtaaattaagcTGCTTTTTTTCTTCACCACTGTCCGTAAACATGGTGTATAACACCTTCGGAGTAGATTGCCAGTTGTCCAGTAGCGCTAATAACAAGTTTTAACATACCATtatactgctttgaaaaccaagtgcaaatttttaaaacaaacaattacagCATTCTGTACtgtgtacatgtacaaatttacagCAATACAGATTAACACTAATCTAAACGAATGTAGAGTTTATGTCATACTGTAGACCTATGCATTTTTATGTGCGTGCTTGGTCGATTTCATTACGAATACCATATTTAAGCGCTGGTGATACTGCGCTAATACAACTACGCGCTAATAAGTCGAAACTACTCAATTCAAGGCGTATGCACTAATATAAATACACTTACAGAAACATTTGATGATATTTGAAATATACACTGTTATGAGGAGCTTTTCTTGAGAGCATGAATAAGTCCAACAGATCCAAAACGAAAGAGCTATGGGTACCAGTATTCAGAAGTAAAAATTGCATTAAATTTCTTTCTCTTTATTTTAAAGGTACACTTGTCTTTCTTGTACGTTGGACACACGCATGAAGATGTGGATGCGGCCTTCAGTCATGTAGCAGAACGATTAAGGAAGACAGATGTTGAAATTTTACAGGATTTGTTTGATTTGTTACCAAGTTCAGAAGCGATTGATATTATGTTTGACATTAAAAGTTGGCTCTCACCAGAAATTAAAGAACTTGTTGGTGTTAGTTCACCTTACATTACAATTTAGTAGTGTAAATGAGAGAATTCATTGTATTATAAAGGGCAGCATAATTGCCCTGGATTCCTAtggaagaaaatattttaaaatccagtTCCAAAGGTGAACCTTCAATTCTCTTGCCAGATTTTTCTAGAATTGATaagcagaaaaaatataaaacaagttgaAGCTGTAAAAAATTTATTCAGAAAATCAAATTCACTCTCTAAATGGCAAGAATTTTATGAGAAAATCAGGAGAAAgtcagaaaacaataaaaatagtgCTGTGTGGATTATGAATGAATTGCCAAGGCAGAAACCGAGAGAAATGAGCATAGATATAGAAATCCCAGA
Proteins encoded:
- the LOC128558899 gene encoding uncharacterized protein LOC128558899, translated to MLERKYYYRKRDASRKNPDAYMSLIVDGMDQSKTNLPHFTGRLPKNIKGTDLLKTHITGVINHGHGGFHTYVDLNEYPHDPNLTINVLLKMLKRTAQQHMNQLPPVLYIQADNCGRENKNRYVMAFCELLVTERIFDEVHLSFLYVGHTHEDVDAAFSHVAERLRKTDVEILQDLFDLLPSSEAIDIMFDIKSWLSPEIKELVGVSSPYITI